The window ACGGGTCCACGACGTGGTCGACTGCCTCGACGCGGGTGCCGACGACTACATGACCAAGCCGTTCCGGTTCGAGGAACTGCTGGCCCGGGTACGGGCCCGACTCCGCGACGTCGGGTCGGACGAGCCACGGGTCCTGACCGCCGGTCCCGTACGCCTGGATCTCTGGACCCGGCGGGTCACCGTCCACGGCCGGGACGTGACCCTGACCGGACGGGAGTACGCGCTGCTGGAGACCCTGATCCGGCACGCCGGCCGGGTGCTCAGCCGGGAGCAGTTGCTCTCGCACGCCTGGGGTTACGACTTCGACCCCAGCACCAACCTGGTGAACGTCTACGTCTCCACCCTGCGCAAGAAACTGGGCGAGGACGTGATCGAGACCCTGCGCGGCTTCGGCTACCGCCTCCGTACCACCTGACCGCCATCTCCTGCGGCCTCGGGGCACGGATAAAAGCCCGAGCGGGTACGCGGTGCTCCTGGTTAGCGTTGCCGGATGGGACCGGACCTGAAACTCGCCGTCGAGGAGCTGTACCGGGTCTACGGAAGCTTCCCCCTGGCCGAGGGGGTCGACTTCTGTGCGCACTGCGTCGATCCGGAGCGGGTGGAGGCGCTGCGCCGGACGCCGTTGCGCGAGTTGACGCCCGACCAGCTCGGACCGCTGATGTTCAAGGCCATGTCGACCTGGGGCGACCTGCCGTACTTCAAGCACTTCCTGCCGCGTCTGCTGGAGTTGCTCGCCGCCGGGCGGATGGAGGACTGGAGCTACAGCGTCTTCCTGCCGGGCAAGCTTGCGTCCTGCTACGACGAAGGTACGGACGACGAACGCGATGCCCTGACCACCTTCCTGCATGACTGGTGGATGTCGACCGTCCTGAGCTGGCCCAGCCTTTCTCCGGTGCAGGACGTGCTGGAGACGATCGAGCAGTCCGGACGCCGGCTGGTGCCGTATCTCGGGGCCTGGCCGGTGGCGACCAGTGAGCCGGCGGCGAGGCACCTCGCCAACTTCGTCCGGGACTGGATGGTGTCCACGGTGACCGACACCCAGTACTGGCAGGACGTCGACCGGTGGCTCCGTCATGACGTTCCCGCCGCACTGCTCGAAGCGGCAGTCCGCGACGGCGGTGATCCGGCGGTCGCGGCCGAACTCGCCGAGGCCGTCGATGTGCTCGCCTCCTACTGCTCCTACCGCAGCGAGGAGGAGGCGTTCCGGCGGTAGCCGTTGCTCGGCGCGAGGGTAGGGTGCCGGCGTGGCGAATCTCTTGAGGGGCGTGGCGGCCAGGGTCAGTCGAATGGCCAGGCGTGGACCCGCCCCGGTTCCCGGCCAACCCACCCCGGCTCAGGTCGCACGT of the Micromonospora sp. NBC_01796 genome contains:
- a CDS encoding response regulator transcription factor, with product MARILIAEDDLRIASFLRKGLAANGWQTVHVTDGEQAEQYGSTDDFNLLILDIGLPVRSGLEVLRSLRTRGLRLPVLILTGRARVHDVVDCLDAGADDYMTKPFRFEELLARVRARLRDVGSDEPRVLTAGPVRLDLWTRRVTVHGRDVTLTGREYALLETLIRHAGRVLSREQLLSHAWGYDFDPSTNLVNVYVSTLRKKLGEDVIETLRGFGYRLRTT